Within the Vagococcus carniphilus genome, the region AGTGGTATATGTTATCATATGAATATACAATCATATGAATAGATGGACGACAATTAAAATTTTTTAATTAGGAGGATGAGAACGATGAGAGAAAAACAAGAAGTTGAAAGAAAAAAAGAACACGGTAATGTATCAGTTGTTTTGTTTTTTATTGGTTTGTCAGTGTTTATTCTAGCAATTTTTATTCCTGAAGGTTTTATTAAAAATATTTTGTCAGTTTTTACCATTTTTACAGCAGGTTATCATATTATTATTGATGGTATTAAAAGTACAGTCACTGAGAGTATTGATAAAAAACGTTTCATGCCTAACGTCCATCTCCTAATGGCTCTAGCCACAGTAGGAGCATGTATTCTTGGTAACTACAGAGAAGGTGCGTTGCTGATAGTTATTTTCGCAGGTGCACATTATTTAGAAGAATATGTTGAAGGAAAAAGTAAAAGGGAAATTACTAATTTATTGAAAATGAATCCTACAGAAGCTAGATTAATTAAAGCTGATGGGACGACAGAAGTTGTTGACGTATCTGTCTTAAAAATAGGGGACAAGGTTAAAGTATTAAACGGTGATCAAATTCCAACTGATGGAATGATTCTTTCAGGTGCTACGTCTATTAACGAATCTTCAATAAATGGAGAGAGTATGCCCGCGGATAAAACGGTTGGTGACTATGTGTTTGGGAGTACGATAAATGGAAATGGAACAATTGAAATTGAAGTAACTAAAGCTAGTACAGATACTGTTTTTGCTAAAATTATGCAATTGGTTAGTCAATCGCAATCCAATTTATCTAAAAGAGCGACACGAATTAAACAATTCGAACCAACCTATGTCACTATTGCATTGTTATCAGTTACACTTTATATAATTTTAGCACCAATCATTTTTTCAGTAACTTATAACTATAGCTTTTATAAGGGAATGGTATTTTTAGTAGCTGTTTCACCATGTGCGTTGGCGGCTAGTGCAATACCTGCTACCTTATCTGGAATTTCTAATTTGGCAAAAAGAGGGGTGCTGTTTAAGGGTGGTTCTTTTCTAGCAAGCTTGGTCGATTTAAAGGCAATCGCTTTTGATAAAACAGGTACCTTAACAGAAGGAAAACCTAAAGTAACTAATGTCTATTTTGTAGATGATTCTAAAGCAGAATTTTATACTAACTTGATTGTAGCTATGGAAAAACAGGCTAATCATCCATTAGCTGATGCAATTGTTGATGCTTTAGAACCAACAGAAATCTTGGAGTTGGAAATTGAAAACCAAATTGGAAAAGGGCTAGTAGCTGTTTATAAAGAAAAAAATTATATAATTGGAAAACCAAGTATATTTGAGAATGTCTCTGAATTATTAAAAGACCTAACATTAACATATGCTAACGAAGGTAAGACAGTAGTCTATATTTCAGAAGATGATGAAATTATTGCTATGATTGCTATGATGGATTTACCTAATGAAAATGCCAAGAAAGTTATTGAGTACTTCCAGACTCAAGGTGTTGTGACAGCTATGATTACAGGTGACGCTCAAAAAACAGGAGAGGCAGTTGCTAAAAATTTAAAAATTGATCAAGTATTTGCCAATGTATTACCTGAGAATAAATCAAAAATTATTGAAAATTTAATGGTGA harbors:
- a CDS encoding heavy metal translocating P-type ATPase, whose translation is MRTMREKQEVERKKEHGNVSVVLFFIGLSVFILAIFIPEGFIKNILSVFTIFTAGYHIIIDGIKSTVTESIDKKRFMPNVHLLMALATVGACILGNYREGALLIVIFAGAHYLEEYVEGKSKREITNLLKMNPTEARLIKADGTTEVVDVSVLKIGDKVKVLNGDQIPTDGMILSGATSINESSINGESMPADKTVGDYVFGSTINGNGTIEIEVTKASTDTVFAKIMQLVSQSQSNLSKRATRIKQFEPTYVTIALLSVTLYIILAPIIFSVTYNYSFYKGMVFLVAVSPCALAASAIPATLSGISNLAKRGVLFKGGSFLASLVDLKAIAFDKTGTLTEGKPKVTNVYFVDDSKAEFYTNLIVAMEKQANHPLADAIVDALEPTEILELEIENQIGKGLVAVYKEKNYIIGKPSIFENVSELLKDLTLTYANEGKTVVYISEDDEIIAMIAMMDLPNENAKKVIEYFQTQGVVTAMITGDAQKTGEAVAKNLKIDQVFANVLPENKSKIIENLMVKEGSTAMVGDGVNDAPALVKADVGIAMGDGTDIAIDVADVVLMKNDLTKLSYAHKVSKKLDKLITQNIIFSMLVVLFLVVMNIFNSMNLPLGILIHEGSTLIVLINSIRLLKPLS